TTCACAGATGGCAAATCCTCGGAATAAAGAATGGTTTCAAAAATTCGATCAACTTTCATGAGCTTATAAGTTACTATACTTTATCCCCAACATCTATCGACTCTTAACCATTGAAGGAACTCAATTTTAATAATCTACCGGACATTGACCATTCTCCCAGGAACGTATTTTATTCCACCCTACTTCTCCTCCTACCCACCCCGTTAATGAAAAACGATACTAAAAGAATTCTTAATATACTGGGCATCATTGTCGCCATTTTAAGCGCCAACCTCCCCAAGGTTTCAGCAAGCAGCCACCGTAATGAAGGAAAGCCCAATATCATTCTGATCTTCGCGGATGACTTGGGATACGGCGACGTAGGGATTTTTAACAAGAATTGTCCATTCGAAACTCCAAGACTCGACCGCATGGCAAGGGAGGGTGCCATGCTGACCGACTTTTATGTGCCGACACCTTATTGCGCGCCGTCACGAGGAACGATCCTGACAGGTAGATATCCTTTCAGACATAGTGTCGTTAGAAACCCGGCACCCGATGCTGGACAAAACAATATCGGCCTGCCGTCCTCCGAGATCACCATAGCAGAGGTATTGAAGGAACAAGGATACGGCACAGCGATGTTTGGGAAATGGCACCTGGGGCACCGTGAACAATGGCTACCACGCACTCAGGGATTTGATGAGTATCAAGGCATCCTTTACTCCAACGATATGTTCCCCGTCCAAATGGTTAAGAATGAGGAAGTCATTGAATATCCTGTATTTCAAGGGAAGCTTTCGCAACTATACACCGACCTGACCCTGGATTACATCCGACGCAAAAAAGATGAACCCTTCTTTGTATATTTGCCTATGGCAATGCCGCACAAGCCGCTCGCTGTATCGGATAATTTTTATACACCGGACACACCAGACAACTTGTATGCGGATGTGATTAAGGAGTTGGACTTCTCAGTTGGTCGCATTCTTGACGGGCTGAAGGAGCTCAATTTAGAAAAAAACACCCTCGTCCTTTTCACATCAGACAACGGACCTTTTTACGGAGGTTCGTCCGCTGGATTACGTGGCATGAAAGGGCGAACCTGGGAAGGTGGATTGCGCGTGCCGGTGATCGCTTACATGCCTGGAACGATTCCACAGGGAGTAGTCAATCATCACCCGGCAGCGACGATCGACATTCTTCCGACTATTTGCGATCTAACTCAAATTCCAGTGCCGACGGACCGAACGATTGATGGGATGTCCATTCTAAACATGCTAAAGGACAGCAGTCATCCGAGTCCTCATGAAGCTATTTTCGGAATGAGCGGAGCCAATCTGGCCATGATTCGTTCTGGAAACTGGAAGCTGCATGTTCGCAATCCAGGCTCTGTAAACATGGTCGATCTTCCACCGGAAGAAGCGAGAAAACGGCTCAATCGAAGAGCTCCGGACGGGGTTACGATAATAGCTCCTTTTGAACAACCAGACCCGACCGAATATCCGGGCATATCAACAGGGGTGGAACCCAAGGCGATGATGCTGTTCAATATGGAAACTGATCCCGGCGAACAGATCGACGTAGCTGAAATCTATCCGGATGTTGTGAAACGCTTAAAGAAACTCTTTGACCAAACGGAGGACCAAATTCCTGATTTTCCTGCTCCCGAAGTTGAATTCTTATTAACCGATGAGGCTCAGAAGAGTGGAGAGCTCATGCGACTCATTGGTGGAGAGCTCCGCTATGACCGCATTCCCAATTCCCAAAAGCACCTACTGAAAAAGTGAAGCAAAACATCGGCTACATCTCCCTCATCATTCCGAACTACCAAGAAGCTCGAGACTATTATACGGGAGTGCTCAATTTCGATCTACTTGAGGACACGGACTTGGGAGAAGGAAAACGTTGGTTACTGGTAGCTCCCAAAGGCTCAACAGGGACTGCAATCGTTTTAGCAGAAGCAAAGACAGAGGACGAAAAACAAATGGTCGGTAACCAGGGAGCAGGACGCGTATTTCTTTTTCTCCACACGGATGATTTTTACCGCGACTACAAGGCGTACCGGGAAATGGGAGTTGAATTCCTCGAAGATCCCAGAGTTGAACCCTATGGAACCGTAGCCGTCTTTCAGGATATGTTCGGCAACAAATGGGACCTACTTGAATTGAAGCAGGTGTGGATTACCCTTCTTCGTTTGAGCCTTTGGCATCCAACTTTGCCGCAATCAGATATCCTATTCCAATGAATAGAGGTATTATTCCAATAGCCGAGGATCGCCCGGCTCCGGAAAAGTTATATATACTGCTCCCGGTGAGTATAAAAAGGGTCAATGAAATCCCCAATCCGACTGAACACCAGATCAAGCCCTTACGAATATCCGATACAGGTTGCCAATTCTTTGGTTTGCCGCGATCTGCCAGCAATTCCTCAGGCACTTCTTTTCCTAATTCCAGATATTTCTGAATGGTAGCATGTCGATTCTTGTCCACAATACGCAACCATCCAAAAATAACTAAGAGAGCCACGAGAGAAAACGCCATGCCTGCAAAAGGAATGAATAATGGGATGTTTGAGCCAATACTTCCAAATCCAAACAGCCAGTGAGTCGATGGAGATTCCATCAAATGATTGAGCATATGTTCCATGAGTAACGCCCAACAATGCAGGAAAGACTACTATTTGTTTGATCCATTTTTTCATAATAACAAAGGTGTGTTTATCCTATTGGACGGGATAGATGGGCCGATTGGATTCAACTTTCTAAGAAAACTTAATTTTTCACCATCGACCATCTTTCTCTTACGTATTTCAACACTTTCTATATGAAACTCCTACCCATCCTGTGCTTACTCGCCGCCGGGCTTTCTGCTGCTGATCGAACGAACATCCTATTCCTGTTTATTGACGATCAGGGTTATTACGACCTCGGGTGTTATGGGGCCACCGAAGTTGAGACGCCCCATATCGATAGAATGGCCGCAGAAGGAATTCGATTCACGGATTATTATGCAGCAGCTCCTATTTGTAGTCCCTCCCGCGCCGGACTTTTGACCGGTTGTTATCCAAGACGCATTGGCAATCACATCTGGGTTCATAGAGCAGATTCGAATTCCGGAATTCATCCCTCTGAAATTACGCTTGGTGAGATGTTTAAAAAAGCAGGCTACACAACTGCTTGCATTGGAAAATGGCATTTGGGTTTCAAGGAACCGTTTCTTCCCAAGAACCAGGGCTTCGATTATTACTTCGGCTTACTCCACAATCTGGATCCGGTTGAAATAGTTTATTTCAAAGATGAAGGCGGAGTTCCTCTCATGAGAAACAATCAGGTCGTTAAAAGACCGGCAGACCCGGCGGAGCTCACTGAGATCTACACCGACGAAGCGATAGCTTTTATTGAAAGAAACAAAGAGAATCCATTTTTCCTATATCTGCCACACACCATGCTTCACAATCCCCTGGGAGTGAGCGACCCATTTAAAGGCTCATCTAAATGGGGTGAATACGGAGATGCCATTCAAGAATTGGATCACAATGTTGGGCGTATTTTCAGGACCCTCGAAGATCTGGGTCTTGATGAAAATACCCTGGTGGTCTACGCCTCCGACAACGGCCGTCAGCCAGGTAGAAATGTCAAACAACCGATTAAAGGCTCGAAACTATCCACATACGAAGGAGGCATTCGAGTACCGGCTATTGCTTGGGGACCTGGGGTCGGAATTCGCCAAGGGCACGAATCGAGCGAAGTGGTAACGGCCATGGATTGGTTTCCAAGCCTGGCAACCATGGCCAACATCAAGGTGAATGAAAACCGAACCATTGATGGACGAGATATCACGCCGTTGCTGAAAGGAGAAACCGATGTGGTTCCAGCTGCAGGTTACGGTTCGGCACTCAACACAGGTTCTCCCCTCCGACGCAGATGGGCACCGCTAGGAGAATGGGCGGATCTCATTACGCGAGATGAATATCTTAATGCTTTCTTTTATCACGGAAGCCAGGGTGCCCTGTCCGCAGTCAGGTCTGGTAAATGGAAACTGTATTTGAACCCTTCTCTTACTCTTTTCGACCTGGAAGCAGATCCCGGTGAAAAGAATCCGATACGAGACTCAATAGCCCTCAGGAAACTCCGGGGCATGGCAATTCTCTTTCAAGAAGAAATGCGCCTCGATGTTCGACCTGCCGGTGATATGTAGATTGAGGATTAATTCAAATGATGGATTCCTCCTTTGGAAATATCTTTAAGAACCTCCCCGCCCTTTCAGGAAGTGAAATCGTTGAGGTTTTACACAAATCCAATGGGGTGACGATAGAACGGATTCTTTCAAACAGTCATACTACACCGGAAGAGGAATGGTATAACCAGGATTGGGACGAATGGGTAATCATGGAACAAGGAAAAGGAACTTTGGAGTATGAAGATGGTAGTAAGGTTACCTTAGAAAAAGGCGACTACCTGCTCATCCCAAAAGGCAGAAAACACCGAGTCGTCTACACAGCTGATGAAACGATATGGCTGGCGATTCATCTTGAGGCAGGGAAATAATTTACCTGCCAAAACTTCCGTTTCCAATTCGTCCCGTACCGAAGGACGCATCAAACATTCTATGCGAAAATCCCAGTGAGGTAGCATGAGAGTTAAACATGTCGTCACTCACGCTGAGGTAAATACTCGAATGATCGCCGATTTGCTGGGACAATCCAACAGATACTGATCGGTTATCAAACACGAGATCATCGACAGTGGGACTTTCTTCAGAAGGCGATTTGAGCGGACTACCGGTGTTTACACGGGGCCTCGCTTTGAGCTTTTTATCCTTTGCTTCCAAGGAGAGTTCGGAAAATTCAAAACCGAGGAATAAAGACGTACGACCATTGGTCCATGAAAAGCCCGGAGAAATCCTCGAAATGTCGTAGTCATAGGGTGAGTAATATAATTCTCCTTTTTCGTAGTTTGAAGAAAGGGAGAATAAAATCTCAGTGCCTGGAATCCACTGGGAGGTTTGGAAGGAAGTTCCCATGTATCCATCGGACCCTGCGGAAAAGCTAATGGAGCTTCTTCCGGGGGCCAGAGGACCAAAAACCATCAAAGGGCTATAATAAGGCGAATGGTATCCGGGATAAAGAAAAGCAGCTGGTGAATAATAATAGTTATCCAGAACAACATCATTGTAAGGTCCACGGAAGACACGAGGCCTCTCCTGCAATTCAGATCTGGTCAGAGATTCTCCAAATAAACAGACCGATATACTCAGGAAAGATAGAAGGAAAATTAGCTGTTTAATTCGCGGCATGATAAGGCGGACCTTTGAACCTTTAATGAAGTTCCAATTTAAGAAATCCGCAAGCTCTATAAAATAAGCCCATTCCTCTAAAGGCCTCAATGAGGATAACTTCCCCTATAAATCTCGTCCACGGGGACGTCCCATGAAAGACTGGTATTACCTATCTTTTCCACAATTACCCCAGAAGCTAAATAGCAGACAGAATCGTCCGGAAACAACGTGGCACTTCCTTGTAGGGTCGAGGTTAAATGTGCTTCATCGCCCATTGCCGCTTCAACAAGCTTAAAGCCCGTACTCTGGTTAAATAACGCATGCCAACTCTCGGACGAGTATCTCCAAAAATCGAAGGGTTTGTCGTGCAGCGGCCACGTTTGGTGGGTTAAAAACATAGCCCTGGCTCCCATGCGCATGATGCGGTTTAACTCGATCGCTGCCTTCCAAGGCATAGCGAGATGCTCAAAAACCGAGATTCCAAAAATGCCATCAATCGAGTCGGGCTTGAAATAGTCCGAAAGAGAATGTACGTCTGCGACGATATTTACATTTTCACCCTCCAGCAAGTCCACGCCCGTATAATGATGTCTATCCGAAAATTGACCCCGATTCGTGTTGCCCGACCGTGCTCTTGAACCCAATTCCAAAATTGAAAGCGGTTCTTGGGATTCATCAATCCAATCAAAAAATCTCTGGACAATCTGATAAGGAGCCATCCCTTCCCTGGCATGATTACTAATATCCACCAGGGTTAGTAACGTTCCGTTCTTCAGGTGTATAAAAACGTTAATCCGATCAATCTCCCAGCCTCTTCGAATCTTGGGATTCAAACTCAAAATGGTAGTTTTTTGGTCGAAACTACAGTCCTTTGCCGCCACCGGATAGGCCTCCCCATCATTCAAACCACCCATCGAAATATCTACTCTTTTCACTAGAGCATCCTCCGGGAGCTTAAAACGTCCGAAATATTGTCCGTGGGAAAAATAATGAACCAGAACCTCCACTTGGTCCCGGATATCTTCTCGACTTGAGATGGGTATTAATCGGGTCCCATCTGTTTTAAGTTTCAGGGCAAGATGACCGTAGATTTCCACCTTGGGAACGCGAAACTCAAATCGACAATGATTGGCTCCGTCACCATGAATAGTGGCCACGTCGGGCGAAGCTAACCCATAGCCCTGGAGGCTGATGCGATCTTTCCCATCTACAAACTGGCACTCGGCTATCTGCTTTCCGGGTTCAAACCACCAACCAATGATCACGGTGTCAGAGCCGACTGTCTGGATAGAATCGATACAATGCATATCGGAAGTAACTTAACATACCGCATGGTATCACTTAACCAAGATTATTTATGCCCTCCTCCGCGAATAATATCGAAGATCACCCATACTCCGAAAATAAAGGATATCACGTATCCCACTACTCCCATGGCTGGATACCCCCAAAGCAACGGCTGAACGCCTGTTGTAATAATCATGGAAGAGCCCATAATCAATGAACCGATAATCACAGCCAAAACCAAACGACTTGCACCACGATTTATGGAATTACTCAGGTCATCGATTCCCTGGTGATGAAGATTGATCGAGATATCTTCCTCTTCAATTCTCTTCAAAACGCGTTGAATATTACCCGGCAGTTCAGTCATGCGCCCCAAGCCGTCCGATAAAATCCAATACAAGTTCCTCAATAAATATCTCGGTTGCCAACGTTCACGCATCAGCTCCTCAATAAAGGGTTTGGCAACGGCAGCTATATTGAAATCTGGATCCAGAGAAACGCAGGTTTGGTCGATAGAAATTACCGCTTTCGCCAGCATAACATAATTTTCAGCAACACTGATTCCGTTTACTCCCATCACGTGAAGGAGTTCGAGAACAATTCGCCCCGAGTCGTGCACTTTTATCTCAGGACCAAATCGGTCCAGGGCTTGGCGAATATCCATCTCAAGCTTCGACTCGTCGACTGGACTGATATGGCGCCCCATCCGAATACTTCGGTGAGCAATATGCTCGATATCCCGTTTATTAACCGCCTGGAGTAAATCAGCTAAGTTATACCGCATACCTTGGGTCAACTGACCGACCATTCCCCAATCGATAAGACATATGCGCCCGTCTTCAGTAACCAATACATTACCCGGATGTGGGTCTGCGTGGAAAAAACCGTTACAAATAATCTGGTGAAATACCGACCTACCGCCAATTCGGGCGAGTTCTTTCTTTTCCTCTACCGTGGCCGAAACCTTCTCTGGTGAAATACCTTGTACAAATTCCGTAACCAGTAAACGCTCGGTAGTAAATTGGGTATACACTTTGGGAGCATAGACGGATTCAGGGAAAGGATTTCGAGCTATGAAGATGTCACTGTAGTTGGCTTCATGTGTAAAATCCAACTCGGACATTAAACTACGTTTGAGTTGTTCAACGACACGCGGAAAATTGTAAGGCTGAATTTCCTCCAAGCGCTCATGCGCTTCACGAGCTAACCATCCAAGAATTTCCAGGTCGGCGGTTAATCGTTTCTGAATCCCTTCACGTTGAATCTTTAGTGCTACCACTTCTCCGGAATCCTTTAAAACCGCACGATGAACTTGGGCAATCGATCCACTTCCAACAGGCGTTTCTTCCAGATCATCAAAGCAGTTTGAAGCGTCTTGCCCAAGCTGAGCCTCCAATGTAAGTTTGATTTTCTCAAATGGTTCAGGCTTCACATTGTCCCTAAGCTGTTTCAGCGATTCCAACATAGGTGCTGGAAGGCTATCTGCGCGGGTGCTAATCACTTGACCGATTTTGACGAAAGTCGGCCCAAGTTCTTCCATCGCCATGCGGATCCGATCCCAGGGACTCAGGACGTGGTCCACCTTGTTTACCAGCCGGCCAAGCCAGCTGGCAGGGATGTTCAAACGATTCAGTAGATCGCTAAATCCATAGCGGACCAGGACCGTAAGTATTTCCTTTGCACGAACGGCGTCGCGCAATAGCGAAAAGGGTTTCAAGGGGCCGGCTTAGTCGTCTTGCTTGTCAGCAAGTTTTGCTTCCAATTCATCAATGCGTTTTCCGAGGGCTTCAAGCTGCTCACGGGTCGCCAATTTTGCCTCCTGAAGAAACTTTTCCATTGTTGAAGCGAGCTCCTGACGGGAATTTTCCCATTCTTCTTTGCCCTGCTCAACGACCTTTTTCGCAACATCTTTCGCTTCTTCAGCGCTCAACTTGCCTTTTTCAATTAGATCGCCCATGGCCTTTTCGACCCTTTCGGCTGTGATCACCGTGGCACCAAGCCCGGCGAGAAGTGTTTTTTTGATCGTATCTATCATGAGTTAACTAGGTTCTTTTAAAACTATGGTCACAGTTAAAAAAACCACAACACGGATTTCTAAAAACCTGATAACTAAATTCCCTAACCAGACCTGGGCGTTTACCATTGTTATTAGCAATTAACTTGTTTGAGTGGCGCATCTTTTTATCTGTCTAGGAAACGCTACAAACCATGGATAAGCCATTCACATTCGACACACGAGCAGAGCTCAAGTCCATGCTGTCTTTGGCAACCCCGCTTATAATCATTCATCTAGCGATAACCGGCATGCAATTTGCCGACGCCTTGATGGTGGCAAGAATTGGAGATGAAGCATTGGCGGCGGTAATGCCGGCCGGTTTCGCCTACTTGGTACTCATCAGTTTTGGCTGGGGATTTTTTGTGGTTGTGAGCACATTTGTAGCCCAAAGCCTCGGCCAAAAGAACGAACCAGCATGCGGACAGTATACCTGGAATGCACTTTGGATTGCAGTCATCTACGGCTCCCTACTGATTCCCATATTTTGGAACCTGGCAGTCTTCTTCTTTAAAGTCATGGGGCACGCGCCCCAAGTGCAGGACTATGAGGTCATCTACTTCCGAATCAGCCTCTATGGTGGTATTCCCAATTTAATGCTGCTGGTGGTGAGTAATTTCTTTACGGGCTTGCACCGCACCAAGTATTTGCTGCTCTCAGCCATTACGGGATCGGTATTAAATATCATTTTTAACTACTTCCTTATTTTTGGGATCTGGATAGTTCCGGAATTGGGTGTAGCCGGCTCGGCATGGGGAACCGTATTGGCAACCATCAGCCAATGCTTGATCATTTTTGCTTTGTTTTGGAAAAAAGAATTTAGAGAAAAGTATCAAACAGCTAAACCGAATTATGACTGGGTTAAGATTAAGCGATTAATCCGGGTTGGAGCACCCGGTGGTCTTCAAGGCGTATGGGATCTGGTTACCTGGGGAATCATATTAACCTGGATGATTGGCTTGTTTGGAACTGAGCCGCTAGCAGCGAATACGATAGTCGTACGCTACCTCCATCTTTCCTTTATGCCAGCCATCGCAATGGGGTTTATTGTGACCGCTATTGTCGGAAAATCGATAGGTCAGGGCGAAAAGGAACTTGCAAACAAACAGGTGTTTTTAGCTCTAAAGGTCATGATGAGTTACATGATTTTTATGGGCATCGTATACTTTTTATTCCGAGATCCATTTCTTGGTGTTTTTACGAATAACCCTGAAGTAATTGCGACAGGACGGGTAATGTTGTTGTTCGCAGCAACCTTCCAGGTATTCGATTCCCTGTTCATCACCTTCTCTCACGCATTGAGAGGCGCCGGGGACACCAAGTTTCCCGCATTTGCATTGATGGGCTTTTCAACCGTTATTCTCTGCGGTGGTGGATATTTTATGGTGACATTTTACCCGGAATTCGGGGCATTGGGCCCCTGGTCAATGACAACTTTATACGTGGCATTCCTGGGAATCACACTTTGGGCACGGTGGGTCTGGGGCCCCTGGAAAAAGATCAATATATTTTCCTAAACCTAACCCTCAGGATAAGTACCAGTGAAATAGCTGAGAAGATTTTGAGCTTCATTCTCAAAATTTTTGGATAAATAGCGTGTGATATCTCCAATGGAAACCAATCCGAGAATTCTTTCACCTTCTACCACGGGCACATGACGATGCCGTTCCTTATTCATGTGAGCCATTGCTGCCTCAACAGTAGTATTAGGAGCAAATGTGTCCACATCCTTGGTCATTACATCAGAAACGGGTGTTGAATCTGCCGGTAAAGCTGGAACAACCACTCTACGTAATACATCTCGTTCGGTAAAAATGCCAACCAGCTTTCCTTGGTCGAGGACGATTATTGAACCAACGCCGCGATGATTCATTTCATTTACTGCATCCAAGACCGATGCGGAAGCATCTATTGAATAGATATTGTGAGCTTTTTCAGCGAGAAGAGTTGTAACAGAGACTTTCATGGGACTTTCTTTGAGTTTTGATTGATTAACCAGACGCTAGCTACGAAAAAACCGAATGACAACTCAGAAGATTCCAAACTTCCATTAATTCCCCATGAAATATCGTCGATTTGGTAAAACAGAGCTCTCAATGCCGGTCATTTCCTGCGGTGGCATGCGGTATCACCACAAGTGGGATGATGTACCGTGGGAGGACATACCAAAGGAAGGACAGGAAAATATTGAGCGAATCCTTGCCTACGCTTTGGAAAAGGGAATCAACCATATTGAAACGGCTCGCGGGTATGGCAGTTCTGAAATGCAGCTCGGCCACGCGCTCAAACAGTTTCCAAGAGAATCGTACCTCCTGCAAACGAAGATTCCACCTCAAGATACCGAGGAAGCATTTCTTAAAGTATTCGAGACCTCAATGGACTATCTTCAGCAAGAGTACGTCGACCTCTTTAGTCTTCACGGACTCAATAATCGAGCGTTGATCGAAAAAGCCTTAAAACCAGGAGGTTCCTTAGAAATAGCTCAAAAGCTCAAGGAACAAGGTCGCGTCAAACACATTGGTTTTTCGACACACGCCTCGAATGACGAAATTACTGAAATTATCAATTCCGGTGAATTCGAATATGTAAACCTGCACTGGTATTTTACTAACCAGTTAAACTCCTCATCAATTGAAGCAGCTGCCAAACAGGATATGGGGGTGTTTATTATTAGCCCCAATGACAAGGGTGGACAGTTGTACAAACCGCCTCAAAAACTCCTTGATCTCTGCGATCCCTTAGATCCCATGGTTTTCAACGGCTTGTTTTGCCTGGCCAACCCCCATGTGCATACGCTAAGCTGCGGGGCGGCCAAGCCGGAGGATTTCGATCTCCACATTCAAGGCCTGGAGCACTACGACGTGGCGGAAGAAATCACAAAACCGATCGTAGAAAAATTAGAAGCTGAGGTCGCCTCCCTCATAGATCCTCATTGGCTCGAAGAATGGCATCAAGGTATTCCGGCGTGGCAAAATCTTCCGCAGAAGATCAACGTATTGGATATTCTTCGATTATGGACCTGGGCAAAAGCAATCGACCTATCGGCGTTCGGCAAGTGGCGCTACAATATGCTCAGTGCAGACGATATTTGGATACTGGGGAATCCGGTAAAACCATTTGATGATCAGGAAATGATAGCCGCGTTGAAAGGGAATCGCTTTGCCGAAAAGATACCCAATATCCTACGCGAAGCGCATCATTTATTCGGCGGCGAAAAACTTAAACGGATCAGCCAAAGCTGATTTACAAACATCTTTCTTTCGCCAAACCGAACAATAAAGGCTCGGAAACATCCGGTTCTAAAACCAATGCACCCAGCCCGGGATAGCAATCGCAGATCGTCTTAATTTGTTCGGAAGGCATAAGCATAAAGCTTGTCGAGAGCGCATCTGATACGGCTCCAGTAGGAGCCCACATCCAGGTTCGTCGCTCCGAGTTCAAAACTTCCTGCTTCTCCAAATTTAAAATATGGAAAGATTGCACCGCCAAACTTGAACTGCTCAATGACTCGTTTTTTAGGAGAGTGTTTTTCGAGAAGGCATCCGCGCCCACCACAACGGGCCATCCTTCTTGTGGAATTTTGCTTCCGCGAGCCACAACACTGCTAGTGCCTGAATGAAGCAGGAAATGTTTGAGATCCCAGTCTTCAAGCTGCTTTACCACAAGATCCAATGCATGGCCTTTTCCTATTCCTCCCAAATCAATAGTTATTTCAGGGTATTTGAAAAAAACCGAAGATGAACCGGGATCCATCTCCAACCAGGTCCCAATAGGTCTATTTCCTCCATATGGTGCCAGATCCATAAAGGATTCAAATGCTATTGAAAAAACTCCTTCCGTTAAAATCTCGAGATCCATTGCCAACAAAAGACAATCCCAACATTCTTCGGTTACCCGAACCGGCTCTTTGTGCCCTCTCTTATTGAGAATATCCACATCACTACCTTCGCAAAAACGACTGAGCAATCGCTCCAATCTATCGACTTCGTTAAAGGCAGAAACGGAGGCCTTTCGTGCATAGTCAGGATCAACTCCCGTCATAGAGAGTTCAATCCATGTATTCATCGCTTGATGACGAAAGCTGTGAACGTCTTCAGCCATATATCACTCAGATGGAAACTGCCTCTCCCACAAACCCTTTTCGATAAACATTAACAAAAACACCCCTTCTCGTAATCCACGAAGCTCGGAGATGAATTTATCCTCATCGAACTCCGGCACCTCCTCTTCACCCGAAAAGCTAAGGATTTTTATCGGAGCTGCCGAATTGGATGGAAGTTCCGACCAATAACCAATTCTGGGATAATCACGGAGATACCAGGGCAATGGCCAGTACTCAGTACCGGCCACATCGATACGTATCATGTTTCCATCCAGATGCAATTTCGACAATATCTCAATTCTATCGACCAATTTTATCAAATCGGCGGACGTATGGCTGTAAACAAATGGATTCCGGGAATCCGAAGAAAAACGAAAGCTCAACAACCAGGATTGTCGTACCGAATGAGCCATTGAACCTAACAACAAAATAACGAGAACTCCCCGAATAAGGTTGTTTTGATAACGGGACCAAAGATACACCCATCCAACACCAGCCAATACGACCCACCCCACCAGAAAGTTAATCATCAACCAAGGCGTCTTGTAAGGTATTAATGAATATAGTACAGTGCTTGTTAAAGTATACGCAGCGATAAATCTAAGGAAGGGCAACCGTTGGCTTTCCCAGATTTTA
The sequence above is a segment of the Verrucomicrobiota bacterium genome. Coding sequences within it:
- a CDS encoding CBS domain-containing protein; protein product: MKVSVTTLLAEKAHNIYSIDASASVLDAVNEMNHRGVGSIIVLDQGKLVGIFTERDVLRRVVVPALPADSTPVSDVMTKDVDTFAPNTTVEAAMAHMNKERHRHVPVVEGERILGLVSIGDITRYLSKNFENEAQNLLSYFTGTYPEG
- a CDS encoding aldo/keto reductase; the protein is MKYRRFGKTELSMPVISCGGMRYHHKWDDVPWEDIPKEGQENIERILAYALEKGINHIETARGYGSSEMQLGHALKQFPRESYLLQTKIPPQDTEEAFLKVFETSMDYLQQEYVDLFSLHGLNNRALIEKALKPGGSLEIAQKLKEQGRVKHIGFSTHASNDEITEIINSGEFEYVNLHWYFTNQLNSSSIEAAAKQDMGVFIISPNDKGGQLYKPPQKLLDLCDPLDPMVFNGLFCLANPHVHTLSCGAAKPEDFDLHIQGLEHYDVAEEITKPIVEKLEAEVASLIDPHWLEEWHQGIPAWQNLPQKINVLDILRLWTWAKAIDLSAFGKWRYNMLSADDIWILGNPVKPFDDQEMIAALKGNRFAEKIPNILREAHHLFGGEKLKRISQS
- a CDS encoding FAD:protein FMN transferase; protein product: MAEDVHSFRHQAMNTWIELSMTGVDPDYARKASVSAFNEVDRLERLLSRFCEGSDVDILNKRGHKEPVRVTEECWDCLLLAMDLEILTEGVFSIAFESFMDLAPYGGNRPIGTWLEMDPGSSSVFFKYPEITIDLGGIGKGHALDLVVKQLEDWDLKHFLLHSGTSSVVARGSKIPQEGWPVVVGADAFSKNTLLKNESLSSSSLAVQSFHILNLEKQEVLNSERRTWMWAPTGAVSDALSTSFMLMPSEQIKTICDCYPGLGALVLEPDVSEPLLFGLAKERCL